The DNA sequence CTCATCATTATCATCCTATAAAATGAGACCAATTACGGGATACCACATTAGTTACAAGGACATATCCTAATGCGCACACAATGTCACCAACATCTCTATCAAGAGGTGTGCATAGATCTTGTCAAGATACCACACACAGAAAGGAACAAGTTCAAAATGTAATAATATATTCTTGACAACTACTTGCTTTCttttctaaagagatgccagaATCATATAATTAGAAATAAGACAGAACAGGAGAGGAGATGGCAGGAACTCCGATTGCAAACAATCAAGCTTTGCGTGGTACAGTAACCTTAAAagatccccccccccccccccaacccctaaacccaaaaaaaatttttaaaaagaaaaaagaaagtctCTCTCTACCCTTAGGTCACTGAAGCAATGACCAATCACATGATCCCATGTTAACTATTTTCAGTTCAGGATAAAAGACAATTAACACTCGTTATATTTGATATTTCAagtgcttacgaagtatattaATCAACTTCTAATCTTTTTGGGTGGTCACATCTAAGTACATTCCAAATACACTAGTTTCCCTATGTAAACTCATCAGCTTTCATAAGTTCCTAGTAATCAAATTAGCATTTGACCTAAGTAATTTACTGTACCTCAACAGCCTGGCTGACACTGAAATCCCCTATTTTTACTGTTCCATGTCGTGTAATCAGCAGATTATCAGGTTTAATATCCCCGTGTACTATGTTCTGCATTTCGAAAAACCAAAAGTAACCTTCaaattattgttataaaaaatgaaacaaaccaacccaacttggttaaaaaataatcaaatcaaattaacccaatttttttttttgttcttttttttggggggggggggggggatctTTAGTCAACATTAACTTCAAAAAGAATGGTTGAGAATCATTACATGAGCATGGAGATATGACAATCCAGAAACTATATCTCGCAAGTATCTCCTAGCAGTCTCATCACCTAAGGCACAAGCACGGCCTGTACCCTCACAAACCCACTTGCCTTCCACATATTCAAGTACTGTATAAGAAACAAAATCCGCAATCAAGCAAAGGATTTCAAAAAAAGGTTCATTAACTTAAGGCTGTCATACAAAACTTTCAGGAATCTGATTATTGGCATTCAATTGTCAAATAACAAAAGCAAAAAGAAGCATCTAATCATAAATACCCATGTAGAAGTGATCTGACTCAGgatcatcaatcacctcaataagATTGACTATATTAGGATGCCCTAGCATTTTCATAATTTGTAcctgaaataaaaaatatgtctGCCTTTTAGCCTACCGCAGAGACGGTAGAACAACAGCCAAAACAATCAAGGAAGGAAATGTAATCCTAATgctatgtgtgtgtgtgtgtgtgtatatatacaTAAAGGGATCAACTAGGAAgcaaaataaaatgcaaatactATATGTGCAGCACTGTATAAACAGGATCAGAGGTGAAAAAAGATGACATAAGACATGTAtggatataaaaaaattgaaacgtGCACATTTTACTAACCCTCCGGCAGAGTCAAAGATATACAACAGAAGAATACCTCACGTAGAACATCAGACATGGCTGTCTCAGAGGGTGCAACTCGAAGCTTCAGTAGATGAGACTTGTGAAAGGACTGCAGTCAAAGATTTTTAGCTCAATAACTGATCAACTGCACCCTATTTGCCGTGATGAAGTAGTCTTCCTACTCATACCAGAAACTATCCTTACCTTAATTGCATAATGCTTTCCATCAATGGAGTTTCGATAAAGCGCCTGCCATATATGTAAAGAAAGAAGCTCAGGAAATCCACATTCATTGAGAGACAGTATAGTACAATGAAACCCTAAGCTTACCACTTTCCCATAGCTACCAGAACCGATCTTATATTCACGAACATACTGATTAATCATCTTGGTCCCATTGTCATCctaagaaaaacaaaagttcaATAAAGCTTACGATAGATAAGATATGCAATACAATTTTTATCCTGAATATAAATAACCATTCAGAATGGAGCAGATACATTGATGGTACATTAGTTATAGAAAAGGCACATGGTTACAAACCCTGGCAATTTATGGTTAAAATGGCTGAGAAAATAttaaaacaaaccaatttatttggaaaaaaaatcaatacCTAGCCACAACTTCACATCAAATCAGTAAAAAAGAATATATGTCGGAAATAAAACAAACACTTCCAACTACATCTAGACTTCATTCAAGTAGAAGTTCCATTATACCGATATATAAATAGCTTAATaaatatgtatatgtatatcaTGAAGGGGAAAAGGATCTCAAAGCCATCGATGATTCAAAACACAAGGGGGACAGCTAAAAGCCTAAAACCACTACAGTACTCAAGAACATTCACAAACACTATATACCACTAATCAGCCTGGTCTTGGTGTTTCGCTATACATCAGAATTTCCCTTACAGCAAAACATACAAAGCTGGTCCTACCAAACAATTACCTCTGATCGAACAACTTTGTGAGTCTCCTTAACAGGAAACTTCCTACAAACCAAGTCATTCTCTGCTCTGAAGTTCAAAATATCCTCGGATCGCTTGGGGCGAATTTGCCCATCGCTATCATCTCCACTACTGGAGTTGGCAACATTGTCACCATACATCAGCTCATCATCGTCATCCATGTCATCCATGTCATCATCCAACAACCGCTCCTGGGAGGGATTATGGTTGACATGGCGGGGCTTAGCTCTCTGTCGGCTTTGACTCCTTATGAAGCCGAAGCAATTACAGCAGCCCATTGCAGTGGCAAAAGAAAGAGTCTTACTTAGCATTTGGAGCTAGCACCTTGAAGGTAGTTGGTGTATCTCTCAACCAAAAATTGAAAAcctgaaggaaaaaaaaaaaattggtatgCCCCAATTCAAAAGAAACATCTTAGATCTCCAATTCAACATCTGGATAGGACACTTGAATTGCAATTGTTCTTACCTGATTTGAGATTAAGGGGAGAAAAGAGGGCTTCAGGCCCCACTAAGCTTTGCTATTCCAATGGATGCCATTCAGCTAGGTGGAGAAAACGGCAAGATATACTAAACCCACTACGATTCAAACCCAGCATTGTGATAACTCCAGCTTATATCCAATCTTGCAGGCTCAGCCCACAACTCCCACACGAACAACTCGTTGACCTTCCACATAAAAAAGATGaaattttaaacaattattacaaaaacaattatgaaaataaaagtgcccatcaataaaaaattttaaattggttAATGTAAGGAACAATAAAGATGAAAACTATGCATGGAACAATCACAATCCGCCATCTCAATATACGAAAATGACATATTCATTCAAATGGGCAActtttaacaaaatattaaattataagaaaaagtgTTGAAAAAGTTACCTCCTTTTATGGGCAAGAACGACAAACTGGGAGTGCCCTATTCCCCCAGTTTCGAAAAACCTAAAAATTCCAGGACGAAATCGAGGGGCTTTTGGAAGCGGGAGAGGCTCAGAAACCCTAATTTGAGAAACTGAATTCCGCAGGAGATGAAATGAGAACGCGATAGAAAAGCCCTAGATGGAGGAAACGATCGATTGAATGAAGCAAAGGGAAGGAATTGAGAAGGGTGAGTGATGAAAAACGGCGATTCAGTGGAATTGAAGAGAGATGATATTGAATAAAATAGGAAAATGAATTGGATCCGCGTCCAAGGAAGTTGTGATTACCCGATTGGGAACGGGATCCCTATTTTCTGAAGAAAAGAATATGATTTTGTTCGAATAGGGTTTGTGATGGTGACAACAAGGCTAGGAGCATTAAGCCGTGTTTGGCAATCATGAAAAAACAGTTTCtgaaattttgataaaaatatgaaattaaaaataaaaaatttatgattactaaacttttttttttaaaccaaaGATAAAGAGGCTCAAATCCGCATCTCTTAAATGGGTATAAAAAACTTATaccatttgagttataattGAGTGGCAAAAAAAGAATTAttcataaacaaaaataatatatgtttGAACTTTTATTCATTTAATAATCAGataaatgaatttaattaagGCTCTTAATCATTAAtcttgttattttattattagtcatgttattgttaaaattattttcacttaaaatatttaaatacaaaCTAATTTTCATATTTGATTATATAAAGATATAGGTGAAAATTCATATGAAGTCGACTTAGTTAATATCTGAAAACCGttagataaaaaattagtcaaatcagtcaaatcatctcACTATTCTCAGGTATCAACTTTACGTAAAGTCGACTATACCTGAGTTTCCAccaaagatataattattaaaaatatgcTAATATATAGGTTTGCCAAACACATTCGAGTGAGatgtccttttttttttcaaaataaaaattaaaagttaaatattagagaaaatttataatttttttaaactggAATTAAGTCACACTTTAGTTTTTAAATTacattataattttaaaataatccCTCAAATGTTATAGTACTTATTATAATTTAGTTAAAcgtatttgtatttttttcctACTTTCTTATAATATGTACTCATTATCAAAATCTCAAAGGTTCAGAACTTCAtattgtgttcttcattttcgttcgttcattttttttgtattttttattttaaaataagagGTAATGAGACAAGGATGGGTGGCTTGAGTAGCATCAAAATTGGAGTTGACTTACATAAAAATATTGATAGATGGAGCTGTTCCATGcaacataaaattattaaaatatcaatGCCATCAATTTAAGTTTCTTCATAACAACTATACACACGTAAAAACCATGTGCCTACAGCTCATTTAATTGCCAATGCTGTGAACTTTGAAaggttttaattcaaataagtTAGCTTAATTCCCAAACCAAAAATATTATccgtacactaaaattaattattaaaattagttattaatatatttatatataaatatatataatttaatttatttttaatatatattatattctaacatatattttatattaataattaattttaataactgattttggtgtacacgtaacataatttttcatatattatataGCTACTTCATTTTTGATAAGTAGCTTCAAATTGAagcttaaaaataaaaagatagcTACATTCCATACAACTAGATTCAAGATTCTATAAAATGCCTCCGATCTTCAATTTCAAGTTATCTTTCATTTCAAtaggacaaaaaaaaaaagctatttCTTTACATACTAAGTGTAAAATATTGCATGCCAACTTATATATCATTTACTATTAAATGAGGTAAATCTCATTTAAAATAAGTTTTCATCCTTTTAATATTAGATAACAGTGAGTTATTATAATATCATCTTTTAGATTGAGATTCATATAGagatagaaaaacaaaaatatatttaaatatttgaaatttgatactaaaattgataaaaaaaaaaaatagaaaaacgtaaaatatattttaagttAGAGATTCATATggaatttatagaaaaaaagttatgttttttttttgtaaataatcaataaatacttttgtttttctattttcttaatttttattcatctactactttATTGACAGATTATTggtcaaagaaaaattatttctctaataaaattagaaataacattcttagaaaagaaaaggacTTATTGcccttttaaaacaaaaataattttgatgtGTAAAGTAGTTTTACACGTGTATCTAATTACGTAACGTCACATCAGCAAAAATAACTATCTTTTATATTGACTGCATGAATAGTCATAAAAAAACGGTTGCGATTATACGATTGTATAAAATGTTTTACgatgcatcaaaattaaactctttaaAAAATAGAGAtcgaaagatacaaataatctATTTTTCTATCTCTATATTTATGTTTCAACACTCATAAGACatcatttaataattaattaagaatttaattttgatatatgtAAAGTAATTTTACACGTATATCTAATTACGTCATGttacatcaataaaaataactatttttttatatagacCACGTAAAGAACAGATGTGCTTGCACGgctgtataaaatattttgcaTTCGCAGTGCATGAGAACTAAACTCTTAAATTAAATGTAACATTCCCTTTGAGTAGTGATCTAAGTCTCCTTTTATGACTCCACATAGTATGGGGGGAACAATGTTTGAGCATCAAGTTAGTGTTGTGTGTTCATAACTTGGTCAACAAATCACTTTGGAATCTTTCATTCTTGGAAAAAAACtaagcaatcagaagctttttctAAATCTTAGGGAAAGGGTTAACAAAGCTTAAGCCGAACTTCAAGTCAATTATGCAAAACCAAAgttctatatatatgtatgctttctttgATGCTTGTTATGTCCATCCAAACACCTCTCAATACATTGAAGCATTTGAAAAACAAACCAAAAGGGGTGGAAAGAAAGCAGAAAAAGGCTCAAACTTGCATCAGCATATCCACCAAGATGGCAAGTAGAAAGTGGACCATCTTGGTGGCATTCTTCATATTGCTTATAGCCATGGAAGCTGCCATTGTGAATGCTCAAGGAAAAGGTAATGGCAATGGCAATGGTGACTATGGCAAAGGGAATGACAAAGGGAATGGTAAGGATAATGGAAAGCAAGATGATAAGGGCAAGAACAAGGACaagagcaaggacaagaacaaggacaaggggaaggggaagggggAAGAGAAGCCTCCAAAGAAGAAGTATGATGAATCTTCAGACTATGAGAAGCTTTCACCTCTGCCATCCGGACAAGAGCGAGGTTTCTGTAAGGCGAAAACTGCTTGCCAGTTCAAGACACTCGTGTGTCCGGCCGAGTGTAACCAAAGGAAGCCAAAGAAGAACAAGCAGCAGAAGGGTTGTTTCTTGGATTGTAGCAGCAAATGTGAAGCCACTTGCAAGTGTAAGTCTTTTAATTCATAGGAAGAATCTGctatttagtttaattttgattaagaagtttaattttgattagaTAGATGTAAGCATTAATTATCTCCTGGTAACTTGATCAAGAAGTAACATATGTATGTAGTTAGAACAAGAAGTGTGTTGAATTCATGTTGAGTTTGATTGTTTCTTTGGCAGATAGAAAGCCCAACTGTGATGGATATGGCTCTCTTTGTTATGATCCTCGCTTCGTTGGAGGTGATGGTGTTATGTTCTACTTCCATGGCGCCAAGGGAGGAAACTTTGCCATAGTATCCGACCATGACTTCCAAATCAATGCTCACTTCATTGGAACTCGGCCACAAGGAAGGACTCGCGACTACACATGGGTGCAGGCTCTTGCTGTGATGTTTGACTCACACACTCTTGACATTGCAGCTAGGAGAGTATCTCAATGGGATGACAAAGTTGACACTCTCATAGTGAAGTGGGATGGTAAATCAGTTAGCATTCCGACCGATGGAGAAGCCGAATGGAGGGCTAATGGTGATGACAGGGAAGTGATCATTGAGAGAACTGATGATACAAACAGTTTGAGAGTGACAGTTTCTGGTTTGGTTGAAATGGACATAAGGGCAAGGCCAATTGGAGAAAAAGAGAACAAGGTTCACAACTATCAATTGCCATCAGATGATGCTTTTGCTCATCTTGAGACACAATTCAGGTTCAAGAACCTTTCAGATTCTGTTGAAGGTATTTTGGGACAGACTTATAGGCCTAACTATGTTAGCACTGTCAAGAAAGGGGTTGCTATGCCCATGATGGGTGGAGAGGACAAGTATGAGACTAGGACTCTCTATTCGACTACCTGCAAACTCTGCCGGTTCGAGAGGCCAACTGAGATTGCTTCAAGTGAAGGATTGATTGCTCAGTACTGATATCATATAATCAATCATGAAGACAAAAATAACATGATCTAATTGCTGTCATACTTGTTTTGTTTTGGTTTGTGTTTGTATTTTTCTATAGACAAATAAGGGCCTAAGAAAACTGTTGCCCAAGATCATTATTTTCATAAATTCTATGTGTGCTAAAAATATGAAGAACCATTTTTCTTTTAGTTCTCTCCTTTTCATTTTAAGTTACAATATAATGTTTTAATTTGTCATTCTTTACTCTTGTTTACTACTGAGAAAACTGACATCAATATGGATttgtttataaaatattaataacaaTTTACTTCTAGCTAATCAGAATCATTTTCTTCTGAGATTCTTGGGCTATGCTCTTCAGCAAGTCCAAGTCATGAAGTAGCAAGAATCTTGAAGCAACATGTCTACATACAAGAAGCTTCAACAGCAAGACTTTTAGTCACTCCTTTACACGGATCTCCGAATGTGTTAACCGATACATTGATGTTACAACTGCTTGATCCAATGCAAGCCTGTTAGAAAAAAGCTCGGCCGAGTCAGTTAAATCGAAAGAAAAACATTATGAACTGATGCAGTGTCTTATACAATGTGAGTACACATAACTCAAACTGCAAAAAAGCTAGATGGTACCTTTTGCACAATGTATAGAGCACTATTGCTGCTGCAGCTTCCATGGTTGAAGTTTCCACAAGTTCCATAAGGTGTTCCAAAACTCGCGAATTTAATGGAAGAGATCACCTGATTAGGATAAGGGCAGTCCAGTGACAACACTGGCCCTGCTTTTCTCCCTGATTCTGTGTCTGAATTCCACAAGGCTATTGGTGGAGGGTGAGATTCAGATATATATGAACACACACTTCCTATCTGCTTTCTAGCAAAAGATATTTTTGTAGGATCACCTCCACTTTCCTCAAACAATACAAGAGTGTTGTTGTCTGATTTTAACCATGATCTTGGTACATGGTATCTGCAAGATCATTGAATCAATCAATATCCAACACTAATACTAATAGGATTACTTTCAAATCATCTTGAACTTACAATGTCTGTGATGGTTTTCCACAGTTCCTGAGACATTTGGATTGATAATAGTACCCTCTATAGTCACATGAGTTGGTACAACCAGAATTTGGAGAGACATATGTAGGCCAGTATCTTCCAATGCTCTGTCCATTCACCCAAGCCTCTCCTTTCCCCATCCCGGTGAAGTCGATTGCAACCGGATCATTGCCAGAGGGAGCAACAAAGTTTGTCTAATATCAACATGTATATGATCATTAAGTTAGAAACAGTTAGAGATATAACTATTCGTGTGCCTCCTCTTATCAGTTTAAACTTTTCGAAGAAATGGTTTCTTGACAGAAACATATCAGTATTATTATTTTGTCCAATAGTAGTTTTCCCTTTATTTTCATTGCAGCAAGGAATTGAGATATGAagatatacatatatatacaacaaGTTGCAGATTATTCTGATAAATTACTCTTATATTGTCAAGTGTGGACATTTAATCTTCTAAGAGATTACCTTGTACCATGTTAGTGATTGATTCTTAGGTAAGGTAGATTGTGAATTCCACTGTCCAGCATTTCCACTAGACAGACCTAAGTCTTCACCAAGAAGGCCTACCTGAATTCAGTAAAATACAGAATCTTAATATGCATATTACATGGTTTTAGattagaaattaaaacaaaaaggaaacCAGAAGAAGAACAATAATAGGCTATAAGAAAAAAGGTGAGAAGAACCTGATAAGTCCATTGTTGGGAGGAGAGATCAATAGTACTTCCATTCTTCAATCCTTTCAATGTTACTGGTCCAGTGATTCCAGCACCCCATGTGTCAAAAAATGCTCCAAagttcttatatatatatatgtacaaGGTTCACATTAGATTACTATATATAGTATAGAAATGACTTCTTAACAAAG is a window from the Arachis stenosperma cultivar V10309 chromosome 3, arast.V10309.gnm1.PFL2, whole genome shotgun sequence genome containing:
- the LOC130968992 gene encoding serine/threonine-protein kinase GRIK2-like translates to MLSKTLSFATAMGCCNCFGFIRSQSRQRAKPRHVNHNPSQERLLDDDMDDMDDDDELMYGDNVANSSSGDDSDGQIRPKRSEDILNFRAENDLVCRKFPVKETHKVVRSEDDNGTKMINQYVREYKIGSGSYGKVALYRNSIDGKHYAIKSFHKSHLLKLRVAPSETAMSDVLREVQIMKMLGHPNIVNLIEVIDDPESDHFYMVLEYVEGKWVCEGTGRACALGDETARRYLRDIVSGLSYLHAHNIVHGDIKPDNLLITRHGTVKIGDFSVSQAVEDDNDELRRSPGTPVFTAPECILGLTYRGKAADTWAVGVTLYCMILGEYPFLGDTLQDTYDRIVNNPIILPNDLNPHVKNLIEGLLLKDPKLRMTLSDVAAHSWVVGDDGPIPEYLCWCRRKRFGQESNENNTTD
- the LOC130969355 gene encoding uncharacterized protein LOC130969355, with translation MASRKWTILVAFFILLIAMEAAIVNAQGKGNGNGNGDYGKGNDKGNGKDNGKQDDKGKNKDKSKDKNKDKGKGKGEEKPPKKKYDESSDYEKLSPLPSGQERGFCKAKTACQFKTLVCPAECNQRKPKKNKQQKGCFLDCSSKCEATCKYRKPNCDGYGSLCYDPRFVGGDGVMFYFHGAKGGNFAIVSDHDFQINAHFIGTRPQGRTRDYTWVQALAVMFDSHTLDIAARRVSQWDDKVDTLIVKWDGKSVSIPTDGEAEWRANGDDREVIIERTDDTNSLRVTVSGLVEMDIRARPIGEKENKVHNYQLPSDDAFAHLETQFRFKNLSDSVEGILGQTYRPNYVSTVKKGVAMPMMGGEDKYETRTLYSTTCKLCRFERPTEIASSEGLIAQY